A stretch of Schistocerca cancellata isolate TAMUIC-IGC-003103 chromosome 3, iqSchCanc2.1, whole genome shotgun sequence DNA encodes these proteins:
- the LOC126176167 gene encoding LOW QUALITY PROTEIN: membrane-bound alkaline phosphatase-like (The sequence of the model RefSeq protein was modified relative to this genomic sequence to represent the inferred CDS: substituted 1 base at 1 genomic stop codon), protein MFLGDGMSIATLTAARMLLGQRQGLSGEEAQLSFEQFPNAGLSKTYCVDAQVGDSACTSTAYLCGVKANTGTMGVTAAVTRGDCRAQNNTANHVDSIIKWAQDAGKVTGIVTTVTVTHASPGGGXAHIADRNWESDADVIASGGDPAICPDIADQLINGNPGRNMKVILGGGRKMFLPNTTVDEEGASGRRWDSRNLISEWLDDKSDRDATASYVWNRDQLLAVDTKKTDYLLGLFESSYMQYHLDANNATEPRLKELTEVAIKMLEKNRNGYFLFVEGGKIDVAHHSTLAHKALDEAIELSEAVRVAHEVTDERDTLIVVTADHAHTMSLRGYAPRGNDIFGFAGSDSSSMPYHTLGYANGPQPYLQTTEDGSRRNLAEADIGDKEYEFPSMVPLYVETHGGDDVAVLSRGPWSHLLTGVFEQNYIPHVMAYAACVGNGLTACHR, encoded by the exons CGTACTGCGTGGACGCGCAAGTGGGCGACTCGGCGTGTACCTCTACGGCGTACCTGTGCGGCGTCAAGGCGAACACGGGCACCATGGGCGTGACGGCGGCAGTGACCAGGGGCGACTGCCGCGCCCAGAACAATACTGCCAACCACGTCGACTCCATCATCAAGTGGGCGCAG GACGCAGGAAAGGTTACGGGTATCGTGACTACGGTGACAGTAACACACGCGTCCCCTGGAGGAGGTTAAGCACACATCGCAGATCGCAACTGGGAAAGCGACGCTGACGTCATCGCTTCTGGAGGCGATCCAGCGATCTGCCCGGACATCGCGGACCAGCTTATTAACGGCAACCCAGGTCGTAACATGAAG GTAATTCTCGGTGGAGGCCGCAAAATGTTCTTACCTAACACGACTGTGGACGAAGAGGGCGCGAGTGGTCGTCGCTGGGACTCGCGCAATCTCATCTCTGAGTGGTTGGACGATAAGTCGGACCGTGACGCGACGGCCAGCTACGTGTGGAACAGAGACCAGCTGCTGGCCGTGGACACCAAGAAAACTGACTACCTGCTGG GTCTGTTTGAGTCATCTTACATGCAGTACCACCTGGACGCCAACAACGCAACGGAACCCCGTCTCAAGGAGCTTACGGAAGTAGCTATCAAGATGCTGGAGAAAAATCGTAATGGATATTTCCTCTTCGTAGAGG GAGGCAAGATCGACGTTGCGCACCACTCGACCCTCGCTCACAAGGCGCTCGACGAGGCCATCGAGTTGTCGGAGGCGGTGCGGGTGGCGCACGAGGTGACGGACGAGCGCGACACGCTGATCGTGGTGACGGCCGACCACGCGCACACCATGTCCTTGAGGGGCTACGCGCCGCGCGGCAACGACATCTTTG GATTTGCCGGCAGTGACTCCTCATCCATGCCGTATCACACTCTCGGCTACGCGAACGGTCCTCAACCTTATCTACAGACGACGGAGGACGGATCAAGGAGGAATCTGGCCGAAGCCGACATTG GTGACAAGGAGTACGAGTTCCCGTCTATGGTGCCGCTGTATGTGGAGACGCACGGTGGGGACGACGTGGCTGTGCTGAGCCGGGGACCCTGGTCTCACCTGCTCACCGGCGTCTTCGAGCAGAACTACATCCCCCACGTCATGGCGTACGCCGCTTGCGTTGGCAACGGCCTCACAGCCTGTCACAGGTGA